A genomic segment from Streptomyces sp. NBC_00459 encodes:
- the xylA gene encoding xylose isomerase, giving the protein MNYQPTPEDRFTFGLWTVGWQGRDPFGDATRRALDPVETVQRLSELGAHGVTFHDDDLIPFGSSDAERESHIKRFRQALDATGMKVPMATTNLFTHPVFKDGAFTANDRDVRRYALRKTIRNIDLAVELGAETYVAWGGREGAESGAAKDVRVALDRMKEAFDLLGEYVISQGYDLKFAIEPKPNEPRGDILLPTVGHALAFIERLERPEMYGVNPEVGHEQMAGLNFAHGIAQALWAGKLFHIDLNGQSGIKYDQDLRFGAGDLRAAFWLVDLLESAGYAGPKHFDFKPPRTEDLDGVWASAAGCMRNYLILKERATAFRADPEVQAALRASRLDELAQQTAADGLAGLLADRSAFEEFDVEATAARGMAFEQLDQLAMDHLLGTRG; this is encoded by the coding sequence ATGAACTACCAGCCCACCCCCGAGGACAGGTTCACCTTCGGCCTGTGGACCGTCGGCTGGCAGGGACGGGACCCGTTCGGCGACGCCACCCGCCGTGCTCTCGACCCGGTCGAGACGGTGCAGCGTCTGTCCGAGCTGGGTGCCCATGGAGTGACCTTCCACGACGACGACCTGATCCCCTTCGGGTCCTCGGACGCCGAGCGCGAGTCGCACATCAAGCGCTTCCGCCAGGCACTCGACGCGACCGGCATGAAGGTGCCGATGGCCACCACCAACCTCTTCACGCACCCCGTCTTCAAGGACGGCGCGTTCACCGCGAACGACCGTGACGTGCGTCGCTACGCGCTGCGCAAGACGATCCGCAACATCGACCTCGCGGTCGAACTCGGTGCGGAGACGTACGTCGCCTGGGGCGGCCGAGAAGGCGCCGAGTCCGGCGCCGCCAAGGACGTACGGGTCGCCCTGGACCGCATGAAGGAGGCCTTCGACCTCCTCGGCGAGTACGTGATCTCCCAGGGCTACGACCTGAAGTTCGCGATCGAGCCCAAGCCGAACGAGCCGCGCGGCGACATCCTGCTGCCGACGGTCGGCCACGCCCTGGCCTTCATCGAGCGCCTGGAGCGCCCGGAGATGTACGGCGTGAACCCCGAGGTCGGGCACGAGCAGATGGCCGGGCTGAACTTCGCGCACGGCATCGCCCAGGCCCTGTGGGCGGGCAAGCTCTTCCACATCGACCTCAACGGCCAGTCCGGCATCAAGTACGACCAGGACCTGCGCTTCGGCGCCGGTGACCTGCGTGCCGCCTTCTGGCTGGTCGACCTCCTGGAGAGCGCCGGTTACGCGGGCCCGAAGCACTTCGACTTCAAGCCGCCGCGGACCGAGGACCTCGACGGCGTGTGGGCCTCGGCGGCCGGCTGCATGCGCAACTACCTCATCCTGAAGGAGCGTGCGACCGCCTTCCGCGCCGACCCGGAGGTCCAGGCGGCCCTGCGCGCCTCGCGTCTGGACGAGCTGGCGCAGCAGACGGCTGCGGACGGGCTCGCGGGCCTGCTCGCCGACCGTTCGGCCTTCGAGGAGTTCGACGTGGAGGCGACGGCCGCACGCGGGATGGCCTTCGAGCAGCTCGACCAGCTGGCGATGGACCACCTGTTGGGCACGCGAGGCTGA
- a CDS encoding GAF domain-containing protein, which translates to MTDPWVALEQGADPVERGRVLRRAHETFTEAGTVTRPVRSVVADSWRRSARAGVGPDGTACVELVDGDLGAYRAEHPLARVMPLFRELMGTFAADGEHLLAVCDAQGRLLWVEGHPTTRRQAGRINFVPGARWAESAVGTNAPGTAVAVDRPVQVFAAEHFIRQVQPWTCAAAPVHDPRTGRMLGAVDITGRDGLAHPHSLGFVQAVARAAESQLALLTPAGPATDALELTAMGRDEAHLLAAGRALRLSRRHSELLVLLARHPEGLTGDELLCALYEDESVTPVTLRAELARLRRLLAPGLLASRPYRLTVPVESDIGVVERAIETGAVTTAVRAYAGPLLPGSRAPAVARLRRRLADGLRTALVARRDPDLLADWAHAPWGEDDLDVWRALAAVRPTAAVRARLKELESEQAAPRGWAHQATRF; encoded by the coding sequence TTGACCGATCCATGGGTGGCCCTGGAACAGGGAGCCGACCCCGTCGAACGGGGGCGGGTGCTGCGTCGCGCGCACGAGACGTTCACCGAGGCGGGGACAGTGACCCGGCCCGTGCGTTCCGTGGTGGCCGACTCCTGGAGACGTTCCGCCAGGGCAGGGGTGGGACCGGACGGCACAGCGTGCGTGGAGTTGGTGGACGGCGATCTCGGTGCCTACCGCGCGGAGCATCCGCTGGCCCGGGTGATGCCCCTGTTCCGCGAGCTCATGGGCACCTTCGCCGCCGACGGCGAGCATCTGCTCGCGGTGTGCGACGCGCAGGGCAGGCTGCTGTGGGTCGAGGGCCATCCGACCACCAGGCGGCAGGCGGGACGGATCAACTTCGTACCGGGGGCACGCTGGGCGGAGTCGGCCGTCGGTACGAACGCGCCGGGTACGGCGGTCGCCGTGGACCGGCCGGTGCAGGTGTTCGCGGCCGAGCACTTCATCCGGCAGGTCCAGCCATGGACGTGCGCGGCGGCTCCGGTGCACGATCCGCGCACCGGGCGGATGCTGGGTGCCGTGGACATCACCGGACGGGACGGGCTCGCGCATCCGCACAGCCTCGGGTTCGTGCAGGCGGTGGCGCGGGCCGCAGAGTCCCAGCTGGCGCTGCTCACCCCGGCCGGCCCCGCCACGGACGCGCTCGAACTGACCGCGATGGGCCGCGACGAGGCTCATCTGCTCGCCGCCGGGCGCGCGTTGAGACTCAGTCGTCGGCACAGCGAACTCCTCGTCCTGCTCGCCCGCCACCCGGAAGGGCTGACCGGGGACGAACTGCTGTGCGCGCTGTACGAGGACGAGTCGGTGACACCGGTGACGCTGCGCGCCGAACTGGCCCGGCTGCGCCGCCTGCTGGCCCCGGGACTGCTGGCGTCGCGCCCGTACCGGCTGACCGTGCCGGTCGAATCGGACATCGGCGTCGTGGAACGCGCGATCGAGACGGGTGCGGTCACGACGGCGGTGCGGGCGTATGCCGGTCCGCTGCTGCCCGGTTCCCGGGCTCCGGCGGTGGCCCGGCTGCGGCGCAGGCTCGCCGACGGTCTGCGCACCGCGCTGGTGGCCCGCCGGGACCCGGACCTGCTGGCCGACTGGGCCCACGCGCCGTGGGGTGAGGACGACCTCGACGTATGGCGTGCGCTCGCGGCAGTGCGACCGACGGCGGCCGTACGGGCACGCCTGAAGGAACTGGAGTCGGAACAGGCGGCGCCGCGGGGTTGGGCACATCAGGCCACCCGGTTCTGA
- a CDS encoding ROK family transcriptional regulator has translation MTAPLHEARPPGAGARLPDTQQGMRRRNLARVMHTVSAEGPLSRAGVASRIGLTRAAVSTLVDELIRSGLLEELGPERPGRVGRPGSALAVSGRGPAGIGAEVGVDHLAVCAVDLRGVVRARAVRHRANRGRSPEPVIEELTGLVREVISEVEREGLWPAGLAVAVPGLVARDGRTVVRAPNLDWHDTDLGALLPAGFPLTVDNEANLGALAELWLGDSTPPDFLHVSAEIGIGAAVVVDGRLLRGTRGFAGELGHVPVYPDGPECACGGRGCLEQYAGEEAVMRAAGVEPGEDRVGLLAERAARGDTDVRRALDGAGTALGIALTGAVNLLDPEIVVLGGALSGLAPWLLPSLEAELARRTAGPACAVSVSRLGPEGPLLGAAHSVVRAVLDDPGAEAGRG, from the coding sequence ATGACCGCACCGCTGCACGAGGCCCGTCCGCCCGGCGCCGGCGCCCGGCTGCCCGACACCCAGCAGGGCATGCGCCGCCGCAACCTCGCGCGGGTGATGCACACCGTCAGCGCCGAGGGACCGTTGTCCCGCGCCGGGGTCGCCTCACGCATCGGGCTCACCCGGGCGGCGGTGTCGACGCTCGTGGACGAGCTGATCCGCTCGGGGCTGCTCGAAGAACTGGGCCCCGAGCGGCCCGGCCGGGTCGGGCGCCCCGGGTCCGCGCTCGCCGTGAGCGGGCGTGGTCCGGCCGGGATCGGCGCGGAGGTCGGCGTCGACCATCTCGCGGTCTGCGCGGTCGATCTGCGGGGCGTGGTGCGGGCACGCGCCGTGCGGCACCGCGCCAACCGTGGGCGCTCCCCCGAACCGGTGATCGAGGAACTGACCGGGTTGGTGCGGGAGGTGATCTCCGAGGTGGAGCGTGAGGGCCTGTGGCCGGCCGGCCTCGCGGTCGCCGTGCCCGGGCTCGTGGCCCGCGACGGGCGCACGGTCGTCCGCGCCCCCAACCTCGACTGGCACGACACGGATCTCGGCGCGCTCCTGCCCGCCGGGTTCCCGCTGACCGTGGACAACGAGGCCAACCTCGGCGCGCTGGCGGAGCTCTGGCTCGGAGACTCCACTCCGCCCGACTTCCTGCATGTGTCGGCCGAGATCGGCATCGGCGCGGCGGTGGTCGTGGACGGACGGCTGCTGCGCGGGACTCGGGGGTTCGCGGGCGAGTTGGGACATGTCCCGGTCTATCCGGACGGGCCGGAGTGCGCGTGCGGCGGGCGCGGGTGCCTGGAGCAGTACGCGGGTGAGGAGGCGGTCATGCGGGCGGCGGGGGTCGAGCCTGGCGAGGACCGCGTCGGGCTCCTCGCGGAGCGCGCCGCCCGGGGCGACACGGACGTACGGCGGGCACTGGACGGGGCCGGTACGGCACTCGGTATCGCGCTGACCGGAGCGGTCAATCTGCTGGACCCCGAGATTGTCGTCCTGGGCGGTGCGCTGTCCGGGCTCGCGCCGTGGCTGCTGCCGTCGCTGGAGGCGGAACTGGCCCGGCGCACGGCGGGACCGGCCTGTGCGGTGTCGGTGTCGCGGCTGGGCCCCGAGGGCCCCCTGCTGGGCGCCGCGCACTCGGTGGTGCGGGCTGTGCTGGACGATCCGGGGGCGGAGGCCGGACGGGGCTGA
- a CDS encoding PucR family transcriptional regulator encodes MEQAPTLHRLVQDIGEPLLRLAVDPGGADQPLAGVAIHDPADAEGMEAGCLVLCVGVTRGPELLTLGSAAQRSGARGLAVKGPVPAEIADCPVPVVEVNPDASWMHVATILRQRLLDHSRAQWEPAGATSDLFALANTVSAMIQAPVTIEDAASAVLAWSAGQDDTDESRVETILSRAVHPSRLHKLAEQGAFERLHSSTTPVYIESYEPGLLPRVAIAVRANSEVLGYVWAVVTAPLPEEHTRWLELFAPVVALHLANTRSDGSAWARQQRRELAAAVLAGGPAGEGAARELQLHTGALCLIAVGLRPRDAASDAASDTASAEAAVAAAGLRRLEDALTLYLTAVRPSAVAVRGDRAVYVLVAWPQPSRDEILAAARSLAADFVARSPGGPGGDYLAAVAGPAAGPGRVPAVRAQADAVLRALRGAGGSAPAVATLDETALQVLLDRLGDVAQSLGLPPATGPLRRLVEHDGPDGVLTETLAAYLDAGCVTEDAAAQLLVHVNTLRYRLRRIREVSGLDFHDADQMLLAQLQLRLRETTANEPRPGPPTPRPRP; translated from the coding sequence ATGGAGCAAGCCCCCACCCTGCATCGCCTCGTCCAGGACATCGGCGAGCCCCTGCTGCGGCTCGCCGTCGATCCGGGCGGCGCGGACCAGCCCCTCGCCGGGGTGGCCATTCACGACCCGGCCGACGCGGAGGGAATGGAGGCGGGGTGCTTGGTGCTGTGCGTGGGCGTGACCCGGGGGCCAGAGCTGCTCACCCTCGGCAGCGCCGCGCAGCGCTCCGGTGCGCGTGGCCTCGCGGTGAAGGGACCGGTCCCCGCCGAGATCGCCGACTGCCCGGTGCCGGTCGTCGAGGTCAACCCGGACGCCTCATGGATGCACGTCGCGACGATCCTGCGGCAGCGCCTGCTGGACCACTCGCGGGCGCAGTGGGAGCCCGCGGGCGCCACCAGCGACCTGTTCGCGCTGGCCAACACGGTCAGCGCGATGATCCAGGCCCCGGTCACCATCGAAGACGCGGCCTCGGCGGTGCTGGCCTGGTCGGCAGGACAGGACGACACGGACGAATCGAGGGTGGAGACGATCCTCAGCCGCGCGGTGCATCCGAGCCGGCTGCACAAGCTCGCGGAGCAGGGCGCCTTCGAACGGCTGCACTCCTCCACCACGCCGGTGTACATCGAATCGTACGAACCGGGCCTCCTGCCCCGGGTGGCGATTGCCGTACGTGCCAACTCCGAAGTCCTCGGCTACGTCTGGGCAGTCGTCACCGCCCCGCTGCCGGAAGAACACACCCGATGGCTCGAACTGTTCGCCCCGGTCGTCGCCCTGCACCTGGCCAACACCCGCTCCGACGGCTCCGCCTGGGCCCGGCAGCAGCGGCGCGAACTGGCCGCGGCAGTGCTCGCCGGGGGCCCGGCCGGGGAAGGCGCGGCCCGTGAGCTACAACTGCACACCGGGGCGCTGTGCCTGATCGCTGTGGGCCTGCGCCCACGGGACGCCGCCTCGGACGCCGCCTCGGACACCGCCTCCGCGGAGGCCGCCGTCGCAGCCGCCGGCCTTCGCAGGCTGGAGGACGCCCTGACGCTCTACCTCACCGCAGTGCGCCCGTCGGCGGTGGCCGTGCGCGGTGACCGTGCGGTGTACGTGCTGGTGGCCTGGCCGCAGCCGTCGCGAGACGAGATTCTGGCCGCGGCCCGCTCGTTGGCCGCGGACTTCGTCGCCCGGTCGCCGGGAGGGCCCGGAGGGGACTATCTGGCCGCGGTCGCCGGGCCCGCCGCCGGGCCCGGCCGTGTGCCCGCCGTCCGGGCCCAGGCCGACGCCGTGCTGCGCGCCCTGCGAGGTGCCGGGGGCTCGGCGCCCGCCGTGGCCACCCTCGACGAGACGGCACTCCAGGTGCTGCTCGACCGCCTCGGCGACGTCGCCCAGTCGCTCGGCCTGCCGCCGGCCACCGGTCCGCTGCGCCGCCTCGTCGAGCACGACGGACCAGACGGCGTCCTCACCGAGACCCTCGCCGCCTACCTGGACGCGGGATGCGTGACCGAGGACGCTGCTGCCCAACTGCTGGTGCACGTCAACACCTTGCGATACCGGTTGCGCCGGATCAGGGAGGTGTCAGGTCTGGACTTCCATGACGCCGATCAGATGCTCCTGGCCCAGCTACAGCTGCGGCTGCGCGAGACGACGGCAAACGAGCCTCGGCCCGGCCCGCCAACTCCTCGGCCACGGCCTTGA
- a CDS encoding GNAT family N-acetyltransferase: MVVNTEVRELTGVEELLAATDLITEVWQAEIPPVPFPFMRALSQAGAQVLGGLVDGRLAGVAVGFLGSDPDGPLLHSHVVGVGKEWRSTGVGRAIKLGQREWCLERGVKRMAWTFDPLRTANASFNLAGLGATGVSYHAEFYGQMNDAFNRGIPTDRVLVHWDLAAAEPSRSPAPARCDSPLLDIGETGGPVRRAVDPRPGEEVRLRVPALLPDDVSLVLDWRLALREAMRPLLRSGYRWTGADRNGTYVLTTPLDPKIPTSPRNR, from the coding sequence ATGGTCGTGAACACGGAGGTACGGGAGCTGACCGGCGTCGAGGAACTGCTGGCGGCGACCGACCTGATCACCGAGGTATGGCAGGCGGAGATTCCGCCGGTGCCGTTTCCCTTCATGCGGGCCCTCAGCCAAGCCGGGGCACAGGTGCTCGGCGGCCTCGTCGACGGGCGGCTCGCCGGAGTGGCGGTGGGTTTCCTCGGCTCCGATCCGGACGGGCCCCTGCTGCACTCGCATGTGGTCGGCGTCGGTAAGGAGTGGCGGAGCACGGGTGTGGGCCGGGCGATCAAGCTCGGCCAGCGCGAATGGTGCCTGGAGCGCGGCGTCAAGCGGATGGCCTGGACGTTCGACCCGCTGCGGACCGCCAACGCCTCCTTCAACCTGGCCGGACTCGGCGCCACGGGCGTCTCGTACCACGCGGAGTTCTACGGACAGATGAACGACGCCTTCAACCGCGGGATACCGACGGACCGGGTCCTGGTGCACTGGGATCTGGCGGCCGCCGAGCCCAGCCGCTCGCCCGCTCCGGCCCGTTGTGACAGCCCTCTGCTGGATATCGGTGAGACGGGAGGGCCGGTGCGCCGGGCCGTGGACCCCCGGCCCGGTGAGGAGGTGCGGCTGCGCGTCCCGGCGCTGCTGCCTGATGACGTTTCCCTGGTCCTGGACTGGCGCCTCGCTCTGCGCGAGGCGATGCGGCCGCTGCTGCGGTCCGGATACCGATGGACGGGAGCCGACCGGAACGGCACCTACGTCCTCACCACTCCCCTTGACCCGAAGATCCCGACGAGCCCGAGGAACCGATGA
- a CDS encoding N-acetylmuramoyl-L-alanine amidase: MERSRSFPSRRRLLKSSALTAGTYALLPAPRVGAQPRSLDYPLATWEPATTANYTASSRPDTQVDLVVIHVTQASYRNTLAVFQHPKKRVSAHYVVRSGDGHVAQCVREHDIAWHAGDWNHNLRSIGIEHEGWVDRPGYFTDALYEQSARLTATICTRYGIPKDRTHIIGHYEVPGTDHTDPGPDWDWTRYIRLVNTA, translated from the coding sequence ATGGAGCGGTCCAGGTCGTTCCCCAGCAGACGGCGGCTGTTGAAGAGCTCGGCACTCACCGCCGGCACTTACGCCCTCCTCCCCGCTCCCCGGGTCGGCGCACAGCCACGGTCCCTCGACTACCCGCTCGCCACGTGGGAACCGGCGACCACGGCCAACTACACGGCCTCCAGCCGTCCGGACACCCAGGTCGACCTCGTCGTCATTCATGTCACCCAGGCCTCCTACCGCAACACCCTGGCCGTCTTCCAGCACCCGAAGAAGAGGGTGTCAGCGCACTACGTCGTCCGGTCCGGCGACGGACACGTGGCGCAGTGCGTGCGGGAGCACGACATCGCCTGGCACGCGGGCGACTGGAACCACAACCTGCGCAGCATCGGCATCGAACACGAAGGGTGGGTGGACCGCCCCGGCTATTTCACGGACGCCCTCTACGAGCAATCGGCGAGACTCACCGCGACGATCTGCACGCGCTACGGCATACCGAAGGACCGTACGCACATCATCGGGCACTACGAAGTGCCTGGCACCGATCACACCGATCCGGGGCCCGACTGGGACTGGACGCGCTACATACGCCTCGTCAACACCGCCTGA
- the xylB gene encoding xylulokinase, whose protein sequence is MSAAEGPLVVGVDTSTQSTKALVVDAATGQVVASGQAPHTVTTGAGRESDPRQWWNALCEALSQCGDAAREAAAVSIGGQQHGLVTLDAQGEPIRPAMLWNDVRSAPQARRLVEELGGAKTWAERTGSVPGASFTVTKWAWLAEHEPEAVRAVKAVRLPHDYLTERLTGQGTTDRGDASGTGWWASGTEAYDAEVLAHVGLDPALLPRVVRPGEVAGTVRDGHDLPFSKGTLVAAGTGDNAAAALGLGLRPGTPVLSLGTSGTVYAVSTHRPADPTGTVAGFADARGDWLPLACTLNCTLAVDRVAALLGLDREAVEPGTAVTLLPYLDGERTPNLPGASGLLHGLRHDTTGGQLLQAAYDGAVHSLLGALDLVLDVDADRSAPLLLIGGGARGTAWQQTVRRLSGRPVQVPEAKELVALGAAAQAAGLLTGEDPAAVARRWDTARGPVLDAVERDQATLDRIAGVLSDASPLLERGTEAG, encoded by the coding sequence ATGTCAGCAGCCGAGGGTCCGCTCGTCGTCGGCGTGGACACGTCGACCCAGTCCACCAAGGCGCTGGTCGTCGACGCGGCCACCGGACAGGTCGTGGCGAGCGGCCAGGCACCGCACACCGTCACCACCGGAGCAGGGCGTGAGAGCGACCCGCGGCAGTGGTGGAACGCCCTGTGCGAGGCACTGAGCCAATGCGGTGACGCGGCCCGCGAGGCCGCCGCCGTGTCGATCGGCGGTCAGCAGCACGGGCTCGTCACCCTGGACGCCCAGGGCGAACCGATCCGTCCGGCAATGCTGTGGAACGACGTGCGCTCGGCGCCCCAGGCCCGCCGGCTGGTCGAGGAACTGGGTGGCGCGAAGACCTGGGCGGAGCGCACCGGAAGCGTGCCGGGAGCCTCCTTCACGGTCACGAAGTGGGCCTGGCTCGCGGAACACGAGCCGGAGGCGGTCCGTGCCGTCAAGGCCGTACGGCTCCCCCACGACTACCTCACCGAACGCCTCACGGGCCAGGGCACCACCGACCGCGGCGACGCCTCCGGCACGGGCTGGTGGGCGTCCGGGACGGAGGCGTACGACGCGGAGGTGCTCGCGCATGTGGGGCTCGACCCCGCGCTGCTGCCCCGGGTGGTCCGGCCGGGTGAGGTCGCCGGGACCGTCCGTGACGGCCACGACCTGCCCTTCTCCAAGGGCACCCTGGTCGCCGCGGGCACCGGGGACAACGCCGCCGCCGCACTTGGTCTGGGGCTGCGCCCCGGCACTCCGGTACTGAGCCTCGGCACGTCGGGCACGGTGTACGCGGTCTCGACACACCGGCCGGCCGATCCGACCGGCACCGTAGCGGGCTTCGCCGACGCGCGCGGCGACTGGCTGCCGCTGGCCTGCACGCTCAACTGCACGCTCGCCGTCGATCGCGTCGCGGCCCTGCTCGGACTGGACCGCGAGGCCGTCGAACCCGGTACGGCCGTCACCCTCCTGCCCTACCTGGACGGCGAGCGCACCCCGAACCTGCCGGGCGCCTCGGGGCTGCTGCACGGGCTGCGTCACGACACGACCGGCGGCCAGCTGCTCCAGGCCGCGTACGACGGGGCGGTGCACTCGCTGCTCGGCGCCCTCGATCTGGTGCTCGACGTGGACGCGGACCGCTCGGCGCCGTTGCTGCTGATCGGCGGCGGCGCGCGGGGGACGGCCTGGCAGCAGACCGTACGGCGGCTGTCCGGGCGGCCCGTCCAGGTGCCCGAGGCCAAGGAGCTGGTCGCGCTCGGTGCCGCGGCGCAGGCGGCGGGCCTGCTGACCGGCGAGGACCCGGCAGCGGTGGCCCGCCGCTGGGACACGGCCCGGGGGCCGGTACTGGACGCGGTGGAGCGGGACCAGGCGACGCTGGACCGGATCGCCGGGGTACTCTCCGACGCATCGCCGCTGCTGGAGCGGGGGACGGAGGCCGGCTGA
- the menC gene encoding o-succinylbenzoate synthase, producing MNLKIEAVELRRVAIPLASPFRTSFSTQTERDVLLVRVITDQAEGWAECVAIADPLYSSEFTDGAHRIVADHLLPRLFAAERLNADLVAPLLEPVRGHRMAKAAVETAVLDAQLKAAGVPLSRHLGATATHVDSGVSVSIYDAVPELLDAVAGYLDAGYRRIKLKIEPGWDIEPVAAVRERFGDDVLLQVDANSAYTRSDARHLALLDAFGLLLIEQPLDEEDIAGHAQLARVVRTPICLDESVVSAQAAYEAIRTGACGIVNIKPGRVGGYLEARRVHDVCAAAGIPVWAGGMLETGIGRAANLALGGLPNFTLPSDISASDRYFEQDLTEPITMTEDGRIEIPTGPGIGVAPIPEVLAELTVTAQVLKP from the coding sequence ATGAACCTGAAGATCGAAGCTGTCGAACTCCGGCGGGTCGCCATCCCGCTGGCGTCCCCGTTCCGCACCTCGTTCAGCACCCAGACCGAGCGCGATGTGCTGCTGGTGCGGGTGATCACCGACCAGGCCGAGGGCTGGGCCGAGTGCGTCGCGATCGCCGACCCGCTGTACTCGAGCGAGTTCACCGACGGTGCGCACCGGATTGTCGCGGACCATCTGCTGCCCCGCCTGTTCGCCGCGGAGCGGCTCAACGCCGATCTGGTGGCCCCGCTGCTGGAGCCGGTGCGCGGGCACCGGATGGCCAAAGCGGCGGTGGAGACGGCCGTGCTCGACGCCCAGCTGAAGGCCGCCGGAGTTCCGCTGAGCCGCCACCTGGGGGCGACCGCGACGCATGTCGACTCCGGCGTGTCGGTGAGCATCTACGACGCCGTACCGGAGCTGCTCGACGCGGTGGCGGGCTACCTGGACGCCGGATACCGCCGGATCAAGCTCAAGATCGAGCCGGGCTGGGACATCGAACCGGTCGCCGCGGTGCGGGAGCGATTCGGCGACGACGTGCTCCTCCAGGTGGACGCCAACTCCGCCTACACCCGCTCCGACGCCCGCCACCTCGCGCTCCTCGACGCCTTCGGGCTCCTCCTGATCGAGCAGCCACTCGACGAGGAGGACATCGCCGGCCACGCCCAGCTCGCCCGCGTCGTGCGGACCCCGATCTGTCTCGACGAGTCGGTCGTCTCCGCCCAAGCCGCGTACGAGGCGATCCGCACCGGCGCCTGCGGAATCGTCAACATCAAGCCCGGCCGGGTCGGCGGCTACCTCGAAGCGCGCCGCGTGCACGACGTCTGCGCGGCAGCCGGCATCCCCGTCTGGGCCGGTGGAATGCTGGAGACCGGGATCGGCCGGGCGGCCAACCTCGCCCTGGGCGGCCTGCCCAACTTCACCCTGCCCTCGGACATCTCGGCCTCCGACCGCTACTTCGAGCAGGACCTGACCGAGCCGATCACGATGACCGAGGACGGCCGCATCGAAATCCCGACCGGGCCCGGCATCGGCGTCGCCCCGATCCCCGAAGTACTGGCGGAACTCACGGTCACCGCGCAGGTGCTCAAGCCATGA
- the exaC gene encoding acetaldehyde dehydrogenase ExaC, with protein sequence MTRYAAPGTDGAIVSYQARYDHFIGGEYVPPTRGQYFENPSPVNGQPFTEIARGTAEDVELALDAAHAAAPAWGRTSVTQRSDILLKIADRMEANLEALAVAETWENGKPVRETLAADIPLAIDHFRYFAGAIRAQEGSLGELDDDTVAYHFHEPLGVVAQIIPWNFPILMAVWKLAPALAAGNAVVIKPAEQTPASLHYWMSLISDLLPAGVVNIVNGFGVEAGKPLASSARVAKVAFTGETTTGRLIMQYASENIKPVTLELGGKSPNIFFDDVWAADDDFRDKALEGFTMFALNQGEVCTCPSRALVQRGNYADFLQAAVARTELIKPGHPLDTDTMIGAQASNDQLEKILSYLDIGRQEGAQILTGGERIDYDGELKGGYYVQPTIFEGDNRMRIFQEEIFGPVVSVTSFDDFDDAIKIANDTLYGLGAGVWTRDMNTAYRAGRAIQAGRVWTNCYHAYPAHAAFGGYKQSGIGRENHKMMLEHYQQTKNLLVSYSPKKLGFF encoded by the coding sequence ATGACCCGTTACGCGGCGCCCGGTACCGACGGCGCGATCGTCTCCTACCAGGCGCGCTACGACCACTTCATCGGCGGCGAGTACGTGCCGCCGACCCGGGGGCAGTACTTCGAGAACCCGAGTCCGGTGAACGGGCAGCCGTTCACGGAGATCGCGCGGGGCACCGCCGAGGACGTGGAGCTCGCGCTCGACGCGGCGCACGCGGCGGCACCGGCGTGGGGCCGTACATCGGTGACCCAGCGGTCCGACATCCTGCTGAAGATCGCCGACCGGATGGAGGCGAACCTCGAAGCACTGGCGGTCGCCGAGACCTGGGAGAACGGCAAGCCGGTACGGGAGACGCTCGCCGCCGACATCCCGCTCGCCATCGACCACTTCCGCTACTTCGCGGGCGCGATCCGAGCGCAGGAGGGTTCGCTCGGCGAACTCGACGACGACACGGTGGCATACCACTTCCACGAGCCACTCGGTGTGGTCGCGCAGATCATCCCGTGGAACTTCCCCATCCTGATGGCGGTCTGGAAGCTGGCGCCCGCGCTCGCGGCGGGCAACGCGGTCGTGATCAAGCCTGCCGAGCAGACGCCTGCGTCCCTCCACTACTGGATGAGCCTGATCTCGGATCTGCTGCCGGCGGGCGTCGTGAACATCGTCAACGGCTTCGGGGTGGAGGCGGGCAAACCGCTCGCGTCCAGTGCGCGGGTGGCGAAGGTGGCGTTCACGGGTGAGACCACGACGGGGCGGCTGATCATGCAGTACGCCTCGGAGAACATCAAGCCGGTCACGCTGGAGCTGGGCGGCAAGTCGCCGAACATCTTCTTCGACGACGTATGGGCGGCGGACGACGACTTCCGCGACAAGGCACTCGAAGGCTTCACCATGTTCGCCCTCAACCAGGGCGAGGTGTGCACCTGCCCGTCCCGAGCGCTGGTACAGCGCGGAAACTACGCCGACTTCCTCCAGGCCGCTGTCGCCCGCACCGAGCTCATCAAGCCGGGACACCCGCTCGACACGGACACGATGATCGGCGCGCAGGCCTCCAACGACCAGCTGGAGAAGATCCTTTCGTATCTGGACATCGGCCGACAGGAAGGGGCCCAGATCCTCACGGGTGGCGAACGCATCGACTACGACGGCGAGTTGAAGGGCGGCTACTACGTCCAGCCGACGATCTTCGAGGGCGACAACCGGATGCGGATCTTCCAGGAGGAGATCTTCGGGCCCGTGGTGTCCGTGACCTCGTTCGACGACTTCGACGACGCGATCAAGATCGCCAACGACACTCTGTACGGTCTCGGGGCGGGTGTGTGGACCCGGGACATGAACACCGCGTACCGCGCGGGCCGCGCGATCCAGGCGGGCCGGGTATGGACCAACTGCTACCACGCCTATCCGGCGCACGCGGCGTTCGGCGGCTACAAGCAGTCCGGGATCGGCCGCGAGAACCACAAGATGATGCTGGAGCACTATCAGCAGACGAAGAACCTTCTTGTTTCGTACAGCCCGAAGAAACTTGGGTTCTTCTAG